The Actinomycetota bacterium genome includes the window GTGTGCTGTTTGCTTATGCTCATCTGCTGCCATTTGGTCCCTGTAAGCTTCTATTAGGATAAACCTTGTTTCCTGGTCGTGCTGTTGGATAACGTCAAACCGGGCCACGCCCGGCTCTTTAATACTGTTGCTGGCATTATGGATGCACGCCTGCCTAAAAGCCTGGATATATTCAGGTTTAACTTCCACCTGCACTAATACTACCCACATACAATCCTCCT containing:
- a CDS encoding antibiotic biosynthesis monooxygenase, giving the protein MWVVLVQVEVKPEYIQAFRQACIHNASNSIKEPGVARFDVIQQHDQETRFILIEAYRDQMAADEHKQTAHYAQWRDTVEPFMAQPRSSVKYINVYPLDQQW